The following are from one region of the Rhodothermus sp. genome:
- a CDS encoding GTP-binding protein, producing MAKEVFQRTKPHVNIGTIGHVDHGKTTLTAAITQVLSKRVSDPVNQPRTFDSIDNAPEERERGITIATAHVEYATEKRHYAH from the coding sequence ATGGCGAAGGAGGTATTTCAGCGGACGAAGCCGCACGTGAACATAGGTACGATTGGTCATGTGGATCATGGGAAGACGACGTTGACGGCGGCCATTACGCAGGTATTGTCGAAGCGGGTATCGGATCCGGTGAATCAGCCGCGGACGTTTGATTCGATTGACAATGCGCCGGAGGAGCGGGAGCGTGGGATTACGATAGCGACGGCGCATGTGGAGTATGCGACGGAGAAGCGTCATTATGCGCAT